A stretch of Phaeodactylum tricornutum CCAP 1055/1 chromosome 26, whole genome shotgun sequence DNA encodes these proteins:
- a CDS encoding predicted protein codes for MRSSVFLCSASVAVVWSASALATSSALSLVRPFDVRGGATSHVSTNSNNKTSKNKLARDQVTSQKIGSSPARSSINSKSALLVSPPAVGDLRGGDASKGGTASIPNEVFNLVKSIVGAGVLSLPYGVAVFGNAPSALIPALALVALMGSLSAYTFGLIGRVCQRTNTSSYAAAWDKTVGTSSSWLIAFSCFIDCFAGNLSYSMILADTFVNLLASAGVAVTRTQSLLGVTGAVLLPLCLLKNLSSLAPFSLVGIIGMLYTTLAMGFRYFGGTYAPEGIYYTTQLATPIFGTAGAAAALTPKALILACMLSNAFIAHFLAPNLLADLKNNTMRRFHTMIAWSFGTAVAIYGAITAFGFLTFGAASNGLILNNYAATDVVASLSRIAVAVSITCSYPLLFVGTRDGILDLFKVDESKRSQAGLLNKVTLALLGVVTVAASQLTDLGLVASVGGATFGTALVFVYPVIMFLKSQTKRTKETLPAATIGVLGVAMGAIGTVLSLRGAEL; via the coding sequence ATGCGCTCTTCGGTGTTCCTTTGCTCTGCTTCGGTCGCTGTTGTTTGGTCGGCATCGGCCCTCGCGACCTCGTCAGCACTTTCGTTGGTGCGTCCGTTTGATGTTCGAGGGGGTGCTACGTCTCACGTCTctaccaacagcaacaacaaaacgaGCAAGAATAAACTTGCGAGGGACCAAGTAACGTCTCAAAAGATCGGATCCAGTCCCGCTCGCAGTAGCATAAATAGCAAGAGTGCCCTGTTGGTGTCGCCCCCCGCCGTCGGCGATCTGCGTGGAGGTGACGCTTCAAAGGGAGGTACCGCCTCCATTCCCAATGAAGTCTTCAATCTCGTAAAGTCCATTGTCGGTGCCGGTGTTCTCAGCTTACCATATGGTGTAGCCGTCTTTGGCAACGCACCTTCGGCGCTCATCCCAGCGTTGGCCCTCGTTGCTCTCATGGGTAGTCTCAGTGCGTACACCTTTGGTCTCATTGGCCGTGTATGCCAACGCACTAACACCAGCTCATACGCAGCTGCATGGGACAAGACGGTTGGAACTTCGTCCTCGTGGCTGATCGCATTCTCATGCTTCATCGACTGCTTTGCTGGAAATCTGTCTTACTCCATGATTCTCGCCGACACTTTCGTCAACCTGCTGGCCTCAGCCGGAGTTGCCGTCACCCGTACACAGTCGCTTCTCGGTGTCACGGGCGCGGTTCTTTTGCCCCTCTGTTTGCTCAAAAATCTGTCCAGTTTGGCACCCTTTTCCCTCGTCGGCATTATCGGCATGCTTTACACTACTCTAGCCATGGGATTCCGATATTTTGGTGGCACCTACGCCCCCGAAGGCATCTACTACACCACACAACTCGCCACCCCCATCTTCGGGACGGCGGGAGCGGCTGCTGCGCTGACCCCTAAAGCACTCATCCTCGCTTGCATGCTCTCCAACGCCTTTATCGCACACTTTTTGGCCCCCAATTTGCTTGCAGATCTAAAGAACAATACAATGCGCCGCTTCCACACCATGATTGCTTGGAGTTTTGGAACTGCTGTGGCTATATACGGAGCCATAACGgcttttggctttttgaCGTTCGGTGCCGCATCGAACGGGCTCATTTTGAATAACTACGCCGCCACGGATGTCGTTGCCAGCCTCAGTCGAATCGCCGTGGCTGTTTCCATTACCTGCTCGTATCCGCTCTTGTTTGTCGGAACCCGGGACGGTATTCTCGATTTGTTCAAGGTGGACGAAAGCAAACGCTCTCAGGCAGGCCTTCTCAACAAGGTTACTCTGGCCTTGTTGGGTGTTGTGACAGTGGCCGCTTCGCAATTGACCGATCTGGGTTTGGTGGCTAGTGTTGGTGGCGCCACCTTTGGTACTGCCTTGGTATTTGTTTATCCCGTCATTATGTTTCTGAAATCTCAAACCAAGCGTACCAAGGAAACCTTACCGGCCGCCACCATTGGCGTTCTTGGGGTCGCCATGGGTGCCATTGGCACTGTGCTAAGCTTACGGGGAGCCGAGCTCTAA